A window from Gossypium raimondii isolate GPD5lz chromosome 7, ASM2569854v1, whole genome shotgun sequence encodes these proteins:
- the LOC105788910 gene encoding uncharacterized protein LOC105788910 translates to MASSLLPSSFTIVSPSFKHHNNRHQPFQVRAQSCRDGGGRSSNGVDANLRVLKERIEVVKMKEKLGRCCRYEYGWNYAKGYNYNKVKRNGEISELFELLGLVGATIGSTCFTGTLFLCLFSIFVHLQS, encoded by the exons ATGGCTTCTTCTTTATTACCTTCTTCTTTTACCATAGTTTCTCCATCTTTCAAGCATCACAATAATCGTCATCAACCCTTTCAAGTTAGAGCTCAAAGCTGCAGAGATGGAG GTGGAAGATCTAGCAATGGGGTGGATGCAAATTTGAGGGTTTTAAAGGAGAGAATAGAGGTGGTGAAGATGAAGGAGAAGCTTGGGAGATGTTGCAGATATGAATATGGATGGAATTATGCAAAAGggtataattataataaagtgAAAAGAAATGGGGAGATTTCAGAATTGTTTGAACTTCTGGGTTTGGTTGGGGCAACTATTGGCTCAACTTGCTTTACTGGAACTCTTTTCCTTTGCCTTTTTTCTATATTTGTTCATTTACAGTCatga
- the LOC105788901 gene encoding uncharacterized protein LOC105788901, which translates to MAVFRLAPEESPDPTQQHPPPQQQLQAGREVASDDERSVAADSWSIKSDYGSTLDDEQRHADAAEALSSAANFRAALNYSSDKDEADADAMTAVLGLQNYRNGAYADELTSFRDHSHAGEIWIGAEIMDTVTSWTKNLCIDISQGHMPNHVDEAKLESVAQDEKYLSCWSVLDIGTGNGLLLQELAKQGFTDLTGIDYSEVAIDFARSHADRDGFSSIKFLVDDILETKLERQFQLVMDKGTLDAIGLHPDGPIKRMMYWDSVSKLVAPGGVLVITSCNHTKDELVQEVENFNHRNAGMLRQDPNTIKDREIHRDCPPYQYLNHVQTYPTFMFGGSLGAHVATVAFVRN; encoded by the exons ATGGCGGTATTCAGATTGGCGCCGGAAGAGTCACCGGATCCAACCCAACAACATCCACCGCCGCAACAACAGCTGCAGGCCGGTCGAGAAGTGGCGTCCGACGACGAGCGGTCGGTGGCTGCAGATTCCTGGTCTATAAAGAGCGATTACGGGAGCACACTTGACGATGAGCAGCGCCACGCTGATGCTGCCGAAGCCCTCTCCTCCGCTGCCAATTTCCGTGCTGCCCTTAATTacag TTCTGACAAGGATGAAGCTGATGCTGATGCTATGACAGCAGTACTTGGTCTTCAGAATTATAGGAACGGTGCATATGCAGATGAGCTGACAAGTTTTCGTGATCATAGTCATGCTGGTGAAATTTG GATTGGAGCTGAAATCATGGATACTGTTACTTCTTGGACCAAAAACTTGTGTATTGATATTTCTCAAGGTCACATGCCAAATCATGTTGACGAGGCCAAGCTCGAGTCTGTTGCACAGGATGAGAAATATTTGTCTTGCTGGAGTGTACTTGACATTGGCACTGGCAATGGTCTACTCCTTCAAGAACTAGCTAAGCAGGG GTTCACGGATTTGACTGGTATTGATTATAGCGAGGTTGCAATTGACTTCGCTCGAAGTCATGCTGACAGAGATGGATTTTCAAGCATCAAGTTTCTG GTTGATGATATTCTTGAGACAAAGTTGGAAAGACAATTTCAACTTGTCATGGATAAGGGGACTCTTGATGCCATTGGCTTGCATCCTGATGGACCTATTAAAAG GATGATGTACTGGGACTCAGTCTCGAAGTTGGTTGCCCCAGGTGGAGTGTTA GTGATTACATCTTGCAACCATACAAAAGATGAATTGGTACAAGAGGTGGAAAATTTCAATCATAGAAACGCTGGAATGCTGCGCCAAGACCCAAATACAATCAAGGACCGAGAAATACACAGAGATTGCCCCCCGTACCAATATCTGAACCATGTTCAAACTTATCCAACATTCATGTTCGGCGGATCTCTGGGAGCACATGTTGCTACTGTCGCATTCGTACGGAACTAA
- the LOC105788895 gene encoding loganic acid O-methyltransferase, whose amino-acid sequence MANEEPKTVPQQITMKGGDGPLSYAKNSSLQKGVVDATKGMIIHAIANNLDMDKFCSQSSSQTFRIADFGCSIGPNTIFSMQNIIQALEQKHHENNHGNSSTILEFQLFFNDHSTNDFNTLFKSIPPSWPYFVAGVPGSFYRRLFPKSSIHIGHSSNALQWLSKVPQEVVDCKSPAYNDGNIYCRGIEKEVTKAYIAQFEKDMESFLNGRGEELVNGGLMVILMGGVPNGIPLSHTAIGKFYDLFGSCLLDLTNKGLVNEEKVKSFNLPLYFPSAKEVKELIERNGRFSIESMNEITEQLKRGQPLPSAQNCISHVRAGFEGLIKDHFGTEIVDEFFACYANKHLQSGFVFGDNGVDNTLMFMILKRI is encoded by the exons ATGGCCAATGAAGAGCCCAAAACGGTGCCTCAACAAATCACCATGAAAGGTGGGGATGGCCCATTAAGCTATGCCAAGAACTCTAGTTTGCAG AAAGGAGTTGTGGACGCTACAAAAGGAATGATCATTCATGCAATCGCAAACAACCTTGACATGGACAAGTTTTGTTCCCAATCTTCTTCTCAAACATTTCGAATAGCAGATTTTGGGTGTTCCATTGGACCAAACACAATTTTCTCCATGCAAAACATCATACAAGCATTAGAACAAAAACACCACGAAAACAACCATGGAAACTCATCCACCATTCTCgaatttcaattgtttttcaaTGATCATTCGACCAACGATTTCAACACCCTTTTCAAATCCATCCCTCCCTCGTGGCCATACTTTGTCGCCGGTGTTCCAGGTTCGTTTTACAGACGATTGTTCCCGAAATCATCTATTCATATCGGACATTCATCCAACGCGTTGCAATGGTTGTCCAAAGTTCCACAAGAAGTGGTTGATTGTAAGTCTCCAGCTTACAACGATGGAAATATATATTGTCGTGGGATTGAAAAGGAAGTGACCAAAGCGTATATAGCTCAATTTGAGAAAGATATGGAAAGCTTTTTGAATGGTAGAGGCGAAGAACTTGTTAATGGAGGGCTGATGGTAATCCTTATGGGTGGAGTTCCCAATGGAATCCCTTTATCTCATACTGCAATTGGCAAATTTTATGACCTTTTTGGATCTTGCCTTCTGGATTTGACTAACAAg GGATTAGTCAATGAAGAAAAGGTGAAATCTTTCAACTTGCCCTTATACTTTCCCTCGGCTAAGGAGGTAAAGGAATTAATTGAGAGAAACGGGCGTTTCAGCATCGAAAGCATGAACGAAATAACCGAGCAACTAAAACGTGGGCAGCCATTGCCGAGTGCCCAAAACTGTATATCTCACGTAAGAGCTGGATTCGAAGGATTGATTAAAGACCATTTCGGAACTGAGATCGTCGACGAGTTCTTCGCATGTTACGCTAACAAGCATTTACAATCTGGCTTCGTATTTGGAGACAATGGTGTTGACAATACCTTGATGTTTATGATTCTCAAGCGCATTTAA
- the LOC105770534 gene encoding uncharacterized protein LOC105770534 produces MGNYVSCTLSTPFNKSSKTTKVILPSGEIKQYEELIKAAELMLETPNFFVVNSRSLKVGTRFSPLSADEDLEFTNVYVMFPMKRVNSTVTTADMGALFMAVNSVTKKGFGGKVRILPEDQDNLSDVSLENEDKRTMTNLNLDDIEEFSTPEFMHRLSMSRSKKPLLETIVEEPIRAR; encoded by the coding sequence ATGGGGAACTATGTTTCTTGCACTTTATCAACCCCATTCAACAAATCATCAAAGACCACAAAAGTGATTCTCCCAAGCGGTGAAATCAAGCAATACGAGGAACTCATCAAAGCAGCTGAGCTAATGCTAGAAACACCAAACTTCTTCGTTGTAAACTCTCGATCCCTCAAGGTGGGAACCAGGTTTTCTCCTCTAAGTGCTGACGAAGATTTAGAGTTCACCAACGTTTACGTTATGTTTCCAATGAAAAGAGTGAACTCTACGGTCACAACAGCTGATATGGGAGCTTTGTTTATGGCTGTAAATTCGGTTACCAAAAAGGGGTTTGGTGGAAAAGTAAGAATATTGCCAGAAGATCAAGATAATCTAAGTGATGTTTCATTGGAAAATGAAGACAAAAGAACAATGACGAATctgaatttggatgatattgaAGAGTTTTCAACACCAGAGTTTATGCATAGATTATCAATGTCAAGGTCTAAGAAACCATTGTTAGAAACTATAGTTGAGGAGCCTATTCGTGCTAGATGA